Proteins from a single region of Alphaproteobacteria bacterium:
- a CDS encoding peptidoglycan -binding protein encodes MPGLTRARRSTPNIWPGFVDALSTLLMVIIFLLLIFTIAQFSLNETLAGRDERLTEMGQLVDELNDMLALERETSANLRLSVDQLATRLDSTEAARASLAAELDATVIARDQLRSDLEAAVAERDVLHQRLADTTARADSAEADVAALSAERDRLITDIALLGTAREALEARIVELGVLLRMQREQGTTLAADLAARQAELAALQDELASTDAERADLSQALDELTLRATEVAADRDSLRDELAGATAEQAALAALLDQVRSQAAELRSARDDLDAALTAREAELAQAQADIDSLNDALAARTETVEGLREEVAVLIALRDALRADVAERDGQIALLQAREGALSDAVAAGDDERDSLREEIVTLTALRDQLEQRLAEQTDRIADQSQQIAALEADTADMRSQASTDRGAIADLRKELVALTALRDQLNAELAERSDEIAALQTREQTLQAVIADRDDALLAAEQARQSLAQALAERNAALASIIDRADALAAQLQDQTAMLDALEQDVAGAVAREDALTERLDDQSTALDEMTAARNALASALAEREAALALAEQHARDLARALAERDAAIASITGEREAVAAELVDVAAAREALAEALAERDAALELAAEQHDAMAQALADRERALAEAQAARDALSGDLQEQAATLAQAEGLRSALQLALTQRDAAIAQLTAERDEAATALASGGAERELLAAKLAELQAALDALNSEQSALASALAERDAALAELTEQRDSLRTDLGERDERIAALVEQADRLTDMIAARERELNEVRGELAALIALRTQLETDLNGRESEVAALLALRDQLVSDLDERQSQIDVLIARNDALDAAAAVRQRSLAERDAAIEARLAEIGELSALRDALQAQIDDMSAQLAAAQDSLALSQEERARMASELAEMTSRVATASADTRAMYDDLSDARTRNRELEAALDTAQADSAEASAQIDALNAEIRRLSAELSRITVALTDAETVIATRDAEITDLSGRLNMALIDRVEELSRYRSEFFGRLREAIGDRDDVRVVGDRFVFQSEVLFDSGEARLGPEGRVQLAQLADTLLEISETIPDDVDWILRVDGHTDVLPINTREFPSNWELSAARAISVVEFLIERGIPPSRLAATGFGQYHPLVPGEDADSLRSNRRIEIKLDQR; translated from the coding sequence ATGCCGGGTCTGACGCGCGCAAGGCGTTCGACGCCGAACATCTGGCCGGGCTTCGTCGACGCCCTGTCGACGCTGCTGATGGTCATCATCTTCCTGCTGCTGATCTTCACCATCGCCCAGTTCTCGCTGAACGAGACCCTGGCCGGCCGCGACGAGCGGCTGACCGAGATGGGCCAGCTTGTCGACGAGCTCAACGACATGCTGGCGCTCGAGCGCGAGACCAGCGCCAACCTGCGCCTCTCCGTCGACCAGCTTGCCACCCGGCTGGACAGCACCGAGGCGGCGCGCGCCTCGCTGGCCGCCGAGCTCGACGCCACCGTGATCGCCCGCGACCAGCTGCGCAGCGACCTGGAGGCCGCCGTGGCCGAGCGCGACGTGCTGCACCAGCGCCTGGCCGATACCACGGCGCGGGCCGATTCTGCCGAGGCGGACGTTGCCGCGCTGTCGGCCGAGCGCGACCGGCTGATCACCGACATCGCGTTGCTCGGCACGGCGCGCGAGGCGCTGGAGGCCCGCATCGTCGAGCTTGGCGTGCTGCTGCGGATGCAGCGCGAGCAGGGCACCACCCTGGCCGCCGACCTCGCCGCCCGGCAGGCGGAGCTCGCCGCGCTGCAGGACGAGCTGGCCTCGACCGACGCCGAGCGGGCCGACCTGTCGCAGGCGCTCGACGAACTGACGCTGCGCGCCACCGAGGTCGCGGCCGACCGCGACAGCCTGCGCGACGAATTGGCCGGCGCCACCGCCGAGCAGGCTGCGCTGGCGGCACTGCTGGATCAGGTCCGAAGCCAGGCCGCGGAGCTGCGGTCGGCCCGCGACGACCTCGACGCCGCGCTCACGGCACGCGAGGCGGAGCTGGCCCAGGCCCAGGCCGACATCGACAGCCTGAACGACGCACTGGCGGCGCGGACGGAAACGGTGGAAGGCCTGCGCGAGGAGGTCGCCGTGCTGATCGCGCTGCGCGACGCCCTGCGCGCCGACGTCGCCGAGCGCGACGGCCAGATCGCGCTGCTGCAGGCGCGGGAGGGCGCGCTGAGCGACGCCGTCGCCGCCGGCGACGACGAACGCGACAGCCTGCGCGAGGAGATCGTTACCCTGACCGCGTTGCGCGACCAGCTGGAGCAGCGGCTTGCCGAGCAGACCGACCGGATCGCCGACCAGTCGCAGCAGATCGCCGCCCTGGAGGCGGACACCGCCGACATGCGCAGCCAGGCCAGCACCGACCGCGGCGCCATCGCCGACCTGCGCAAGGAGCTGGTGGCGCTGACCGCGCTGCGCGACCAGCTGAACGCCGAACTGGCCGAGCGCAGCGACGAGATCGCCGCCCTGCAGACCCGCGAGCAGACGCTGCAGGCGGTCATCGCCGACCGGGACGACGCCCTGCTGGCGGCCGAACAGGCCCGGCAGAGCCTCGCCCAGGCGCTGGCCGAGCGCAACGCCGCGCTGGCCTCCATCATCGACCGGGCCGATGCGCTCGCCGCCCAGCTGCAGGACCAGACGGCGATGCTGGACGCGCTGGAGCAGGATGTTGCCGGCGCGGTGGCGCGCGAGGATGCGCTGACCGAGCGGCTGGACGACCAGAGCACCGCGCTGGACGAGATGACCGCGGCGCGGAATGCCCTGGCCTCCGCCCTCGCCGAGCGCGAGGCCGCGCTGGCGCTGGCCGAGCAGCATGCCCGCGACCTCGCCCGCGCGCTGGCCGAGCGCGATGCCGCCATCGCATCGATCACCGGCGAACGCGAAGCGGTCGCGGCCGAGCTGGTCGACGTCGCCGCCGCGCGCGAGGCGCTGGCAGAGGCCCTGGCGGAGCGCGACGCCGCGCTCGAGCTGGCCGCCGAGCAGCATGACGCGATGGCGCAGGCGCTGGCAGATCGCGAGCGGGCGCTGGCGGAGGCGCAGGCGGCGCGCGACGCGCTGTCCGGCGACCTGCAGGAGCAGGCGGCCACGCTCGCCCAGGCCGAAGGCTTGCGCAGCGCCCTGCAGCTGGCCCTCACCCAGCGTGACGCCGCGATCGCCCAGCTGACCGCCGAGCGCGACGAAGCCGCCACGGCACTGGCATCGGGCGGAGCGGAGCGCGAGTTGCTGGCCGCCAAGCTGGCCGAGCTGCAGGCCGCGCTCGACGCGCTGAACAGCGAGCAGAGCGCGCTCGCGTCCGCACTGGCCGAGCGCGACGCCGCGCTGGCCGAGCTGACCGAACAGCGCGACAGCCTGCGCACCGACCTCGGCGAACGCGACGAACGCATCGCCGCGCTGGTCGAGCAGGCCGACCGGCTGACCGACATGATCGCGGCGCGCGAGCGCGAGCTGAACGAGGTGCGCGGCGAACTCGCGGCCCTGATCGCGCTGCGGACGCAGCTCGAGACCGACCTGAACGGGCGCGAGAGCGAGGTGGCCGCGCTGCTCGCCCTGCGCGACCAGCTGGTCTCGGACCTGGACGAGCGGCAGTCGCAGATCGACGTGCTGATCGCAAGAAACGACGCGCTCGACGCAGCGGCGGCCGTCCGCCAGCGATCGCTGGCCGAGCGCGACGCGGCGATCGAGGCGCGGCTGGCGGAGATCGGCGAGTTGAGCGCGTTGCGCGACGCCTTGCAGGCGCAGATCGACGACATGAGCGCACAGCTTGCCGCGGCCCAGGATTCGCTGGCGCTGAGCCAGGAGGAACGGGCGCGGATGGCGTCGGAACTGGCGGAGATGACCAGCCGGGTCGCCACCGCCAGCGCCGATACCCGCGCGATGTACGACGACCTCAGCGATGCGCGCACCCGCAACCGCGAACTCGAGGCCGCGCTCGACACCGCCCAGGCCGACTCCGCCGAGGCGAGCGCGCAGATCGACGCGCTCAATGCCGAGATCCGGCGGTTGAGCGCCGAGCTGTCGCGCATCACGGTCGCCCTGACCGATGCGGAAACCGTGATCGCCACCCGCGACGCCGAGATCACCGACCTGTCCGGCCGGCTGAACATGGCGCTGATCGACCGGGTCGAGGAGCTGTCGCGCTATCGCTCGGAGTTCTTCGGCCGCCTGCGCGAGGCGATCGGCGACCGCGACGACGTGCGGGTGGTCGGCGACCGCTTCGTGTTCCAGTCCGAGGTGCTGTTCGATTCCGGCGAGGCCCGGCTGGGGCCCGAGGGCCGGGTCCAACTGGCCCAGCTGGCCGACACGCTGCTGGAGATATCGGAGACGATCCCCGACGACGTCGACTGGATCCTGCGGGTCGACGGCCACACCGACGTGTTGCCGATCAACACCCGCGAGTTCCCGTCGAACTGGGAGCTGTCGGCCGCACGCGCCATCTCGGTGGTCGAGTTCCTGATCGAGCGGGGCATCCCGCCCAGCCGCCTGGCGGCAACCGGCTTCGGCCAGTACCACCCGCTGGTGCCGGGCGAGGACGCCGATTCGCTGCGGTCCAACCGCCGGATCGAGATCAAGCTGGACCAGCGCTGA
- the thiE gene encoding thiamine phosphate synthase → MSEAPTGGTERTCRLYLVTPATLEPAGFAERLTEALDAGDVACVQLRLKDVDDDAIRRAADALRPVCHDRDVALIMNDRPDLAAETGCDGVHIGQEDASYAEARRLVGDEAIVGVTCHDSRHLAMEAAERGADYVAFGAFFPTRTKERKFAPSPELLTWWQDIFEIPCVAIGGITPENCGVLVQAGADFLAVVSAVWEHPRGPGAAVRAFNAQIAAALAG, encoded by the coding sequence ATGAGCGAAGCCCCGACCGGCGGCACGGAGCGGACCTGCCGGCTCTACCTCGTCACGCCGGCGACGCTCGAGCCGGCGGGCTTTGCGGAGCGTCTGACCGAGGCGCTCGACGCCGGCGACGTCGCCTGCGTGCAGCTGCGGCTGAAGGACGTCGACGACGATGCGATCCGGCGCGCCGCCGACGCGCTGCGCCCGGTCTGCCACGACCGCGACGTGGCGCTGATCATGAACGACAGGCCGGACCTGGCGGCCGAGACCGGCTGCGACGGCGTGCATATCGGCCAGGAGGACGCTTCCTACGCGGAGGCCCGGCGCCTGGTCGGCGACGAGGCCATCGTCGGCGTGACCTGCCACGACAGCCGCCACCTGGCAATGGAGGCAGCCGAACGCGGCGCCGACTATGTCGCCTTCGGCGCCTTCTTCCCGACCCGGACCAAGGAGCGCAAATTCGCGCCATCGCCCGAGCTGCTGACCTGGTGGCAGGACATCTTCGAGATCCCCTGCGTCGCCATCGGCGGCATCACGCCGGAAAACTGCGGCGTGCTGGTCCAGGCCGGCGCCGATTTCCTGGCCGTGGTCAGCGCGGTGTGGGAGCATCCCCGAGGACCGGGCGCAGCCGTCCGGGCCTTCAACGCACAGATCGCCGCGGCGCTTGCCGGCTGA
- a CDS encoding flagellar motor protein MotA codes for MTRPWRYLVRMAIFLVAVLALAGALLPVLEPAFMANAVLNGVIVGVFLIGVVFIFAQVIQIGPEVAWVEAYRGLEPGAAPPGRPPRLLSTMATMLGDRVGRVSLSAISLRSLLDTIGSRLDESRETSRYIIGLLVFLGLLGTFWGLLQTVGAIGDVIDSLEVGASSDLAAMFDDLKLGLEQPVAGMGTAFSSSLFGLAGSLALGFLELQAGQARNRFYNDLEEWLSSVTRLSSASALTGDGDQHIPAYIQALLEQTADSLENLQRTITRGEESRLTANANLMALTERLTTLTDQMRAEQTLMRRIAETQVELKPVLTRLGDAVSGGALGIDDESRAHIRNLEVYAARLLEEMTSGRADSVQEIRSEIKMLARTIAALADEASA; via the coding sequence ATGACCCGCCCCTGGCGCTATCTGGTCCGGATGGCGATCTTCCTGGTCGCCGTGCTGGCCCTGGCCGGTGCCCTGCTGCCGGTGCTGGAACCGGCGTTCATGGCGAACGCCGTGCTCAACGGCGTGATCGTCGGGGTGTTCCTGATCGGCGTGGTGTTCATCTTCGCCCAGGTCATCCAGATCGGGCCGGAAGTCGCCTGGGTCGAGGCCTATCGCGGCCTGGAGCCCGGCGCCGCACCGCCCGGACGCCCGCCGCGCCTGCTGTCGACCATGGCGACCATGCTGGGCGACCGCGTCGGCCGGGTCAGCCTGTCGGCGATCTCGCTGCGCTCGCTGCTGGACACGATCGGCTCGCGGCTGGACGAATCGCGCGAGACCTCGCGCTACATCATCGGCCTGCTGGTCTTTCTCGGCCTGCTCGGCACCTTCTGGGGCCTGCTGCAGACCGTCGGCGCAATCGGCGACGTGATCGACAGCCTGGAGGTCGGTGCCAGTTCCGACCTGGCCGCGATGTTCGACGACCTGAAGCTCGGCCTGGAGCAGCCGGTCGCCGGCATGGGCACGGCGTTCTCGTCGTCGCTGTTCGGCCTGGCCGGCTCGCTGGCGCTGGGCTTTCTCGAGCTGCAGGCCGGCCAGGCGCGCAACCGCTTCTACAACGACCTGGAGGAGTGGCTGTCCAGCGTCACCCGCCTGTCGAGCGCATCGGCGCTGACCGGCGACGGCGACCAGCACATCCCGGCCTACATCCAGGCCCTGCTGGAGCAGACCGCCGACAGCCTGGAGAACCTGCAGCGCACCATCACCCGCGGCGAGGAGAGCCGGCTGACCGCCAACGCCAACCTGATGGCGCTGACCGAGCGGCTGACCACGCTGACCGACCAGATGCGGGCGGAGCAGACGCTGATGCGTCGCATCGCCGAAACCCAGGTCGAGCTGAAGCCGGTGCTGACCCGGCTCGGCGACGCGGTCTCCGGCGGCGCGCTGGGCATCGACGACGAATCGCGGGCCCACATCCGCAATCTCGAGGTCTATGCGGCGCGGCTCTTGGAGGAGATGACATCGGGCCGCGCGGATTCGGTGCAGGAGATCCGCAGCGAGATCAAGATGCTGGCCCGCACCATCGCGGCGCTCGCCGACGAGGCCAGCGCCTGA
- a CDS encoding phosphoglycerate kinase has product MTDFATLDDLDCRGKRVLLRVDLNVPMQDGKVTDSTRIDRVAPTIRALRDRGARVVLLAHFGRPKGKPVADMSLAPVAAAVGAALGGIAVAFADDCVGAVAAKAVATLGDGDVLLLENLRFHAGEEANDPAFARALAELGDVYVNDAFSAAHRAHASTEGLAHLLPSAAGLAMAAELKALDAALEHPEHPVMAIVGGAKVSTKIDLLSNLSAKVQVLVIGGGMANTFLHARGFDVGASLHEADLVDTARNIMVDARNNDCEIVLPVDAVVARALKPGEETRIVKISKVPHSKMILDVGPHSAETIIHTMRTCRTLLWNGPLGAFETPPFDAATNAVAREAADRTRKHGLVSVAGGGDTVAALAHAGVVGDFTYVSTAGGAFLEWLEGRELPGVAALKAAKARR; this is encoded by the coding sequence ATGACCGATTTCGCCACGCTCGACGATCTCGACTGCCGGGGCAAGCGCGTCCTGCTGCGCGTCGATCTGAACGTGCCGATGCAGGACGGCAAGGTGACCGACAGCACGCGGATCGACCGGGTGGCGCCGACGATCCGCGCCCTGCGCGACCGGGGTGCACGGGTGGTGCTGCTCGCCCATTTCGGCCGGCCGAAGGGCAAGCCGGTGGCCGACATGTCGCTGGCCCCGGTCGCGGCCGCCGTCGGCGCGGCGCTCGGCGGCATCGCGGTCGCCTTCGCCGACGACTGCGTCGGCGCCGTCGCGGCCAAGGCGGTGGCGACCCTGGGCGACGGCGACGTGCTGCTGCTGGAGAACCTGCGTTTTCACGCCGGCGAGGAGGCCAACGACCCGGCATTCGCCAGGGCGCTGGCGGAGCTGGGCGACGTCTATGTCAACGACGCCTTCTCGGCCGCCCACCGCGCACACGCCTCGACCGAGGGCCTCGCTCACCTGCTGCCGTCTGCGGCCGGCCTTGCGATGGCGGCGGAGCTGAAGGCGCTGGATGCGGCGCTGGAGCATCCCGAGCACCCGGTGATGGCCATCGTCGGCGGGGCCAAGGTTTCGACCAAGATCGACCTGCTGTCGAACCTCAGCGCCAAGGTGCAGGTTTTGGTGATCGGCGGCGGCATGGCCAACACCTTCCTGCATGCCCGCGGCTTCGACGTCGGCGCCTCGCTGCACGAGGCCGACCTCGTCGACACCGCGCGCAACATCATGGTCGACGCGCGCAACAACGACTGCGAGATCGTGCTGCCGGTGGACGCGGTGGTGGCCAGGGCGCTGAAGCCGGGCGAGGAGACCAGGATCGTCAAGATCAGCAAGGTGCCGCATTCCAAGATGATCCTCGATGTCGGCCCGCACTCGGCCGAGACCATCATCCACACCATGCGCACCTGCCGCACCCTGCTGTGGAACGGTCCGCTCGGCGCGTTCGAGACGCCGCCGTTCGACGCCGCCACCAACGCGGTCGCCCGCGAGGCGGCGGACCGGACCAGGAAGCACGGGCTGGTCAGCGTGGCCGGCGGCGGCGACACGGTGGCGGCGCTGGCCCATGCGGGCGTGGTCGGCGATTTCACCTATGTCTCGACCGCCGGCGGCGCCTTTCTGGAGTGGCTGGAGGGCCGCGAACTGCCCGGCGTGGCCGCGCTGAAGGCGGCGAAGGCGCGGCGGTAG
- a CDS encoding inositol monophosphatase family protein: MPNPTPRRTALINVMAKAAFKAARSLVHDFGEIEQLQVSRKGPGDFVSQADLRAEKLIREELAKARPDFGFLLEEGGAISGDGEHVWLVDPLDGTNNFLHGLPHFSISIGLKQGEDVVAGVVYDPLRDELFWAERGVGAYVADRRALDRRLRVGGRRQLADAMLATGLAPARAFDPGHRAAFMAEFEAMTAASSGVRRWGSAALDLAYVAAGRFDGFWENGLAPWDMAAGIVLIREAGGTVSDITGAATPLSGQGVIAANPTLHTAMVKTLRGLRKR; the protein is encoded by the coding sequence ATGCCGAATCCGACCCCGCGCCGCACCGCGCTGATCAACGTCATGGCCAAGGCGGCGTTCAAGGCCGCGCGCAGCCTGGTGCACGACTTCGGGGAGATCGAGCAGCTGCAGGTGTCGCGCAAGGGACCGGGCGACTTCGTCAGTCAGGCCGACCTGCGCGCCGAGAAGCTGATCCGCGAGGAACTGGCGAAGGCCCGGCCCGATTTCGGATTCCTGCTGGAGGAAGGCGGCGCGATCAGCGGCGACGGCGAGCACGTCTGGCTGGTCGACCCGCTGGACGGTACCAACAACTTCCTGCATGGCCTGCCCCACTTCTCGATCTCGATCGGGCTCAAGCAGGGCGAAGACGTCGTCGCCGGCGTGGTCTACGACCCGCTGCGCGACGAGCTGTTCTGGGCCGAACGCGGGGTCGGCGCCTATGTCGCCGATCGCCGCGCGCTCGACCGCCGGCTGCGCGTCGGCGGCCGCCGCCAGCTCGCCGACGCGATGCTGGCGACCGGGCTGGCGCCGGCCCGCGCCTTCGACCCGGGCCACCGCGCCGCGTTCATGGCCGAGTTCGAGGCGATGACCGCCGCGTCCAGCGGCGTGCGCCGCTGGGGCTCCGCTGCGCTCGACCTCGCCTATGTCGCCGCCGGCCGGTTCGACGGCTTCTGGGAGAACGGGCTGGCGCCGTGGGACATGGCGGCGGGCATCGTGCTGATCCGCGAGGCGGGCGGCACGGTCTCGGACATCACCGGCGCCGCCACGCCGCTGTCCGGCCAGGGCGTGATCGCGGCCAACCCGACCCTGCACACCGCGATGGTCAAGACCCTGCGCGGCCTGCGGAAACGCTGA
- a CDS encoding OmpA family protein, whose product MAHRSRPALTGTTGGGAHAGRRPALRLALLASATAAGFVLAAPAHAQYQPYNPFAGGPVPYSALQGGGGGYQVPYAQYQSPGYAPAYGGTSVVGGGSIVYDRSVIGGGYQAPFYAGIAGQPGVQAVPQYAPPQQVYGGAVAYGAAPQQGGGRSGAYGQAGGLLVPGPSTPRSELYIQPGVAAPGYAQTQVGIATGAIPSAPVATVQSVPTTTPQIAAAQTTTPTPPAQPQIAPPPPPASTGATGPDRVPVIVSEPAAPPTPPAPPSPPPVTDNGGRSVEEILQPPPPPPTDTQVATAAPELTRPATPQSPPPAPTPSTRSTETTAPNPPPVEQVEVVPPPPPPPTETASTEDVAPPPTPVPTQTPPSAAADGETVALSIAFPANESELPAASQGQLAAIAQQMLADESLRLTIRAYAEGSAEEASQARRLSLSRALAVRTYLIDQGIRGPRMDVRALGHRIDPPRDRVDLVLVSQ is encoded by the coding sequence ATGGCGCACAGGTCGCGACCCGCTCTCACAGGCACGACAGGCGGCGGCGCGCATGCGGGCCGTCGGCCGGCGCTGCGCCTGGCCCTGCTCGCCAGCGCGACGGCGGCCGGCTTCGTCCTCGCCGCGCCGGCCCACGCCCAGTACCAGCCATACAACCCGTTCGCCGGCGGCCCGGTGCCCTATTCCGCGCTGCAGGGCGGCGGCGGCGGCTACCAGGTCCCCTATGCGCAATACCAGTCGCCCGGCTATGCGCCGGCCTATGGCGGGACGTCGGTGGTCGGCGGCGGGTCGATCGTCTACGACCGCAGCGTGATCGGCGGCGGCTACCAGGCGCCGTTCTATGCCGGCATCGCCGGCCAGCCCGGCGTGCAGGCGGTGCCGCAATACGCGCCGCCGCAGCAGGTCTATGGCGGTGCCGTCGCCTATGGCGCCGCGCCGCAGCAGGGCGGCGGGCGCAGCGGCGCCTACGGCCAGGCCGGCGGCCTGCTGGTGCCGGGTCCGTCCACGCCGCGCTCGGAGCTGTACATCCAGCCGGGCGTTGCCGCGCCCGGCTATGCCCAGACCCAGGTCGGCATCGCCACCGGCGCGATCCCGTCGGCCCCGGTCGCCACCGTGCAGTCGGTGCCGACCACGACGCCACAGATCGCGGCCGCCCAGACCACCACGCCGACACCGCCCGCGCAGCCGCAGATCGCGCCGCCGCCGCCGCCGGCTTCGACCGGCGCGACCGGGCCGGATCGCGTGCCGGTGATCGTCAGCGAGCCGGCGGCGCCGCCGACCCCGCCCGCGCCGCCGTCGCCGCCGCCGGTGACCGACAATGGCGGGCGCAGCGTCGAGGAGATCCTGCAGCCGCCGCCGCCGCCGCCGACCGACACGCAGGTGGCCACGGCCGCGCCCGAACTGACCCGGCCGGCGACGCCGCAGAGCCCGCCGCCGGCGCCGACGCCGTCGACGCGCAGCACCGAGACGACGGCGCCGAACCCGCCGCCGGTCGAGCAGGTGGAGGTGGTGCCGCCACCCCCGCCGCCGCCGACCGAGACGGCCTCCACCGAAGACGTGGCGCCGCCGCCGACGCCGGTTCCGACCCAGACCCCGCCGAGCGCGGCCGCCGACGGCGAGACCGTGGCACTGAGCATCGCGTTCCCGGCGAACGAGAGCGAGCTGCCGGCCGCGTCGCAGGGCCAGCTCGCCGCCATCGCCCAGCAGATGCTGGCCGACGAGTCGCTGCGGCTGACCATTCGCGCCTATGCGGAAGGCAGCGCCGAAGAGGCGAGCCAGGCGCGCCGCCTGTCGCTGTCGCGTGCCCTGGCCGTGCGGACCTACCTGATCGACCAGGGGATCCGCGGCCCGCGGATGGACGTGCGCGCGCTCGGCCACCGCATCGATCCGCCCCGCGACCGTGTCGATCTGGTCCTGGTCTCGCAATAG
- a CDS encoding class I fructose-bisphosphate aldolase has protein sequence MRVTQRVRRILQNYESDNPGTKTNLARILMAGKLGGTGKMIILPVDQGFEHGPARSFAPNPVAYDPHYLFRLAVEAGLNAYAAPLGCAGGRADSYAGAVPLILKMNSANTLPASVQDQAVTASVEDALRLGCCAVGFTIYPGVDATYDMYEEVRDMIAEAKACGLASVVWAYPRGAMSKDGETAIDVVGYSAHMACLLGAHIVKVKLPTDHLEQAEAKKVYQSQKIAIKTQAQRVAHIVECCFAGRRIVVFSGGAAKGADAVFQDARDIRDGGGNGSIIGRNSFQRSYDDARALLDRLIRIYQGRE, from the coding sequence ATGCGCGTGACGCAACGGGTTCGCCGCATTCTGCAGAACTACGAGAGCGACAATCCCGGGACCAAGACCAACCTGGCTCGCATCCTGATGGCCGGCAAGCTGGGCGGCACCGGCAAGATGATCATCCTGCCGGTCGACCAGGGCTTCGAGCATGGTCCGGCACGCAGCTTCGCCCCGAACCCGGTCGCCTACGACCCGCATTATCTGTTCCGGCTGGCGGTCGAGGCCGGGCTGAACGCCTATGCCGCGCCGCTCGGGTGCGCTGGAGGCAGGGCCGACAGCTATGCCGGCGCGGTGCCGCTGATCCTGAAAATGAACAGCGCCAATACCCTGCCCGCCAGCGTGCAGGACCAGGCGGTCACCGCCTCGGTCGAGGATGCGTTGCGGCTCGGCTGCTGCGCCGTCGGCTTCACCATCTACCCGGGCGTCGACGCCACCTACGACATGTACGAGGAGGTCCGCGACATGATCGCCGAGGCGAAGGCCTGCGGGCTCGCCTCCGTGGTCTGGGCCTATCCGCGCGGCGCGATGTCGAAGGACGGCGAGACCGCCATCGACGTGGTCGGCTATTCCGCCCACATGGCCTGCCTGCTCGGCGCCCACATCGTCAAGGTCAAGCTGCCGACCGACCACCTGGAGCAAGCCGAGGCCAAGAAGGTCTACCAGTCGCAGAAGATCGCCATCAAGACGCAGGCCCAGCGGGTCGCGCACATCGTGGAGTGCTGCTTCGCCGGGCGGCGCATCGTCGTCTTCTCCGGCGGCGCGGCCAAGGGTGCCGACGCGGTGTTCCAGGATGCGCGCGACATCCGCGACGGCGGCGGCAACGGCTCGATCATCGGCCGCAACAGCTTCCAGCGCTCCTACGACGACGCCCGCGCGCTGCTCGACCGGCTGATCCGCATCTACCAGGGACGGGAATGA